TAACAATTAACAAGAAATGCCGAAGTTTTTAGTTTTGTGGTGCATAAGCTTCAGTTCAGTGATGATTTGGAATCCGGATTTGATTGAGACGTTGAAAGTTGACACTCATGTTCATCCACAATAGCCGTGTCACGCTTTAGGGGAGAAAATACACGAATCCACAAAATGCTGTTAGGTGACACAAAAAtgatatactccctccgtcccgttttgttagtcttggttttttttttcacacagattaagaaagtgtaattaatttggttggaaacataaatttagattaataatttcctaaaatacccttatgctaatcacgaagagtgccaattaatatcagttacagctaatggattagtattggaaaagttcaatgtattcaatgtagtgggttagtatttaataacaatgtattaataacaagatatttaataagggtattttagacaatttgaaagattactacatttcttaatgggaaagtggactacaatttgggacagacgaaaaaggaaaacaagactatcaaagtgggacggagggagtacatcATAAATTGAGTTAGTTAActgcaaaaaaaatatttttttttgcagaatCATGTACCCAACCAAACAGCCTGTAGACTACTAAGAGCCatttaaattgctattttttaaaatttttgtagaaaGTTATATTAGCCACGTGAtatttgtgaaataaaaaaataattaataaatatgTCCACGGACAGGACTacaaacaaatcaaattactCGCGAACGCTCATGAGTTGCTTCAATCAAAATTCAATTCGAACTCGATCAACATTGAGCTGGAGTCGAGGTCGAACTCAAACACAAAGAAACTCAATTTATTATCTTGCGAGCCGCttgagtttatatatatatatagtaaaattacatatatatctctaatattttattatttattaaaaaaaatactattttatttattttcttaaaataaaataattatttttttaactcaAGTAGGCTCGAATTCAAGATTGACGGCTCAAAATTGAGGTGAAGCTGGAGCTGGCACTGGAGTTGGAGTTGGAGATTTACATTGAGAGTTCATAAGGTTCGAATTCAAGTTTCGTAAAATTGAATCGAAACTTGACTTGATTAAGTCAAACTTGATTCAACTCGATTCATTTGCAATTATATCACGGAATATGTaaacaaaattttgagaaaaaattgaCAATATTTCTTCTAGATTAATTATATTAAGTGATCAtagattttgaattcaaataacTAATCTTTTAGACATTGtaatttacttttatatttaaattatagatttttaaatagttaaaataattaaaatttatatcAAAAATGGATTTTGCTATTTCTAATGATTATGCATAATTACGGTACTTTTCATAATTAGATTTCGTTGGAAAGTTTAATTCTATATTTACCAAATTACAAATTTATTATGAATGCCATTAGTGATTGGGTAGCCACCTCACGCCTACTTATAAACACTAGCTATCGAAACACATTCGATGCGTGTgtaatttgttaaaaaaattttataattgaAAGAATCACACAAACAGTGCAAGTGAATGTAACTATTTTATGTAATATGCAATAAAAATTGTATTGTACATAAATATGTACAATtgaatgttaaaaaaaaagctTTGGTGAGAGAGAACATGAGAATCGAAGAGAAGTACTTTTAGTTGAATAAAATTTGTGTGTCACTTGATAATAGAGATAAGGGCTCATAGATAATATAAACAAGGATAAATTTGATAACAAATAAAGTTAACACCAAATTAAGGCCCTGTTTggtaagtgaattttttttgtgtttgtttaaaattttactgtaacttattATAGAATTTGTAGAAAAACATGAAGTGTGTGAAATTTCCTACAAATATCATGTGGctaatataatttttttcatgTTCACGGATATCACGTAGGAAATTACTATTTTTTTCCTATAactttaatataattttttccttttcttaaaggaaaaaaaaaatttctttcattttctcttcTCCTTCCTCCCTCTCCATTGATCACTTGTCGATCATCAATACCACCGTCACCAGCACCTCCGTCGAGAACCGAcggcagatttttttttctccctcatATTTCTCCCTGtccctctctcctctctcccaTCATCTCCTCCTCCCTCCATTCTACAGCCACCCCTCCACCTCCCCTTCCCTCTCTCCTAGCACGACCAGAGACACGTATTTTCTATTCTTATTCTAAAACCATTTTTCTATtattaatattcatttataattcaAACTTGAACCCAAGTCTTGCAAATGTTGAATCGAAtccacttttatttttttatcttttctccCTTATTctaaaaagggcaaaaaagagaaaagaggagAAGAGGGGTTAGTCATAAATATTTGATTGTATCTTCAATTTTCCTTATCCCTTCCCATGTCAATAACTAGGATGAAAAATGGGGAATGTCAATGCATCTGAAAAAAATGATTAGTCTCTATCAATAGACCTACCAAAACCTCGAATCATAGTGTACTTAGTATTGTGCCACGAATAGATATGTTTAAAAATATCACATATTTGGTCGCATTAgggaagagagaggaggagggtGGCAGGGGAAGGGAGGGGGGAGAAAATAGCAGGAAAGAAAGGAGGAGGGGAGACAGAGAGAGTAAGGGGAAGGCAGAAGAGGGGAAATGGAGAGGGaaaggggaaagaaagaaaaaaaagaaaaaacctctATCGGAGGGGGAGGGTGGAGGCCTGCGGAATAAGGGGAAGAAAGGTGGTTGGTGAGAAaggagggaaaaagaagaagagagaaagagataAGGAAAGGGAAAGTAAGAGGGAGAAGAGAAAgcaggaaagaaagaaagaaagaaaaaaaccctTTGTCAGTGCCGGAAGAGGTGTCGTCGGGTGTTGATCAGtggcggaggtggtggtgggttgaGATGGGAGAGTAAGCAGTGAaatattttgtgtttttgataGTTTGAAGTGcgtattttaaaaattttgaggagTTTTTTAAAGGTTATTGtaattaaagttgttaaaaaattcGTAGGAGAAAAACTAGGTAAAAAACCACTATGCCAAATAGGGCCTAAGTATAGAGTAGTTGATTACCAGATAAAATCTTAAGACTCTCATTAGGTGCAAGTCAAGGGATTTGCATTCATTTTCAGGATTTTCTGGAAGTTTTCCTGACTGATGCAAAGGCCTGTTTTGGCTCACTTACTCTGGAATAATAGGAGTCGAATAGAAAATTATTGtgtcggaaaaaaaaaagaagcctaTGTAGACAAGCTTTATGACATCCGTAGGTGCAGGGCACGTAGGCTCACACCGTCACACGTGGTcaaaattttaaacttatttagtAATACTACGATACGGCCTAGAATTATTCCATCATCTTCTCTACCAGACAGACAAGAAGTTAGGCTAGAAACTCGAAATCGACCGACCGTCGCTTTCTCATACTCTGATCCATTTCTCTTCTTCATTCCCACCGTTTGCGAACAATTGCCGCACAAACTCTTTAATCATCACCAAATCAAGGATGATGAAACTCAGGATTAGATCATTCGGAACCAAAGAAACGCTAAGAATTGAGGTTCCCATCCCATGTTCTCTTCAACAACTCAAAGACATCATCTCTCAAACACTTAGGCCATcaacttcttcttctccttcggCGCCGTCTGATTCAATTCATCTTTCTTTAAATAGAAAAGAGGAGATTCAAAGTTCTTCCCCCAACGAAGACACCCTTCAATCCCTCGGTATCACCTCGGGTGACCTAATCTTCTACACGCTCGACCCCAGTCGATTTTCTTCGTCTGAATCCCTGATTCCCAACTCTCAGGAACCTATCTCTAGTCCGCTGGTCCAGAATTCTGAATTTCCCCTCAGGATAGACCTGACCCTTGATTCAGGAAAACCCCTGCAAAAACCCTCCTCAATGGAGCCCCTAGATCCACCAAAAATTACCAATTCAGATCCCAGTTCACAATTAAAGCAAGCCCATCAACCAGAAAGTGCAAATCTTAACGAACAAAATGAGGGATCAACGGATTATATGGAGTTTGATGGTATTGATGACCAGGAGGAAGGGGATGATGCGTCTGCTCTAGAGGCTGTTGGGAATGGGAAATCGTTTTCTGTGCCGGGATTTTTGAGGAAAGTGTTTACAGAAGAGTTGGGTGGCGGTGATGATGATGGCAGCCGCAATCATAAACTTTTGGTAATTGCTATTCACGCTGTTTTATTAGAATCTGGCTTTGTTGGGTTTGATATGAATTTGAAAACTGAAAGTAAGGGGTTCCCCTTCAGGAATGATTGGCCTTCCAGTGGTTTTAGGTTGTCCCTGTTTTATACTCTTCCTGAGATTGTCAGTGATGTTTCCCCCGGTTTAGATTGCCATAATTGTGTTGTTGGATTGAAGTTTCAGAATGTAGGGAAGTTTATGATGGTGTATGGATCTTTAAATGCTGGTTCTGCCATGCATTCGGTTCGGCTGAACGAGGATGAGTTAGTGTCTTTCTTGAATGTTGTGTGGGCTAATTGTGGTTTAGGGGATGATATTATGATTAGTGGAGATGTGGTTTTAGGGGCGTCACCCGAGAATGAGGTGTTTAAGTTTTGGAGGAATGTGAAGGATAATCTTGCATTGCCATTGTTGATTGACTTGTGCGAgagtgttggtttagtgctgCCGCCTTGCTTTATGCGCCTTCCTACTGATCTTAAGCTTAAAATTCTGGAGTCATTGCCCGGGGCCGACATTGCAAAAGTGAGCTGTGTCTCGGCTGAACTGCGTTATCTGGCTTCAAGTGATGACCTGTGGAAGCAAAAGTGTGTGGAACAGTTTGGTCATGCTTGTAAAACAGAGGACAAAGGCCCATGGAAGGAGAAGTTTGCCAGGTTCTGGGAAAGCCGAAAGAGGAGGAAGTTGGGTTCTAGATCTTTATTTCGCAGACCACTTCATCCTCGCAGGATACTTGATCCTATTCCAAGGTTTCCTCATTGGCCGGGGATTATAGGTGGAGACTACGATTTGTATCCACAAATTCCCGGTGGGGCGAGATTGCGGGATCTCGGCCACTGTTCGAGGAGTCATGTACCCCGCTGTCAGTTTGGACGAAACAGGATATGATCATGTCTGAACGCAAAGATGGTTAGCTTTACGTGCTTGTCCTGGCACATCAGAGTGTTTGTTGATTGCAGTACTTTTAGACTTGTCAACATGTCTGTTAGTTATGTTGTTCGTTGCAAGAATAGTTCTACAACTGAATGCCCAGTTGGAGATGCCTATGGAacctgcttgttttgtttttcatGTGTACTTGTTCTTGTACTTGTTTTGGTACAGTGTACATACATCAGTTGCAGTGCTAATCTTATTGGTCATGATACATTAGGACTCACCACCTggagttttttatttgtttgtaaATATTTTGGAGATCTTTATGACTAAAACAAAGTTCGTTTGCTTAATGGAGAATTTGATTTTTCTGAGATAATTAATCCATAGATTAAAATAGCTGATTTGAGGGTTAACAACTCAACAACATCTTCATCTTTCGTAAGTTAGTTATATTCTAATTTTTaagccacaaaaaaaaaattgaaacgaTATAAGGATTCTTTGAATTTCCCCAAATTGTTTTGTGAATAATCTTAAAGgattaattttgtatatattatcacggttggatgaatgacacatgagcaaaatttgaatttcatatCTGACAGTGtgtaaaaatttaaattttgcttaTATATCATTTATCCAATCATGATAagaatgagtttgtttggacaaaGAAAGTTTGCAAGATTTatttcagattttgttttgcttacATCACACACACaatttccaatcacctttttatctcacatacatcacatcacaaaaaatgctacagtaactggatcaaataaatcatccaaataaattctTATCCAAAATGTATACAAcgaatatatataagatttactctaatCTTAAACGCACTTTTCAATCCTATTTTCTCGATGATGATGGGCTCTGGTCCAAAAAAAGACGGTCATCTGcccaattttataaaaattagtTGGATGTTATACAAGGCGCATCTAAGAGGACCACGCCTTCTAAGTTCCCcaccaaaacacaaaaaagaaaagaaaaaagctcACGGACGAGGGAGAAATCACCACCGTCCTCCACCACTTTTGGGCTCACAGTCCCTTGTCTTAGTCCGTTATGGCGTCTAATGTCGTTTGCTCTCCTGCGACGCTTTCAGCTTTCCCGCGTCCGCTTCCTCTTAACAACGACACCGGCGGCCACCTCCGCCTGTGGCTCTGTCCAACTGGAACTCCTCCCCTCCATAATCATTTCTCTCGACGCCCCTCCGATTTCAGTAAGGTGTTCCACAGTCCACACAGCTAGGCACATAGCAATTTTACGAGTAAAACTCATCAATTTTTAAAGTCGACAGCTGTCTAATTGGTATTGGTACGTAAATTATGTGACGTTTAGGAATGGGAGAGGTTGGATACGGAACCTCGCCATCGGAGCAGAAGTCGGAGCGGCGTCGTAAATGCGGGATATGCTGTTGATGATGACGACGAGGACGAAGATGATGACGAGGACGAAGATCGAAGTTTGGATCTTCTAATTAGGTTTGTTCAGAATATATTTAAGAAGGTATCCAGAAGAGCTCGCAAGGCCGTTCGGTCTGTTCTCCCCGTTCCCATTTCTTCCCAATTGGTAATTTTCCTCTCGCCGAATTAAATTTACAATTCATCTTTGGACTCTCTGAAATTGATGTGAAGTAACTTTAGCGTCTTGATTTGTTCTGGAGTTGGTGCTGTTTGCTTCTGAAATAgagtttgagaaattctatCGGTACGGAGGATTTCATTGTTGTTATTTTTTGTTGTAACGGTAGTCTACATGATGAGACAgagaaaattttttatgaaaCCTAGAATGAAATTGGAGATGCTATTGAGTTAAATCACTTTGCCACTGGGAAGATATGTGGATAGACTTTTTCTAAGGCTGCATCTCAAGTCTACTTAAGGACTTGTACTAGCATTACTTTGGAAGAGCTTGGTAGGTGGACTAAAACTCATGAATTAGTAGTGATGTAACAAAAAGATATTCCTCTGCAAAAATTCATGAACTAGGAATGTTATTAGAACAACATGGACAGCTTCTTATGGTATGTTTTGAGAGTGCACGCTGCTCCAGAATCTACTTGTTAGCCTTATTTATGCTGAATTTCACATGGGAAGGAAAGCACACTTAACTGTTTCCTCGTTTGAGGTGGTTCTGTGGATTGGCATTGAGGGTAGGGAAGACAGCCTAGTCTAATCTAATGAATGTTCATTCATCAATTTTCCTGGTTCTTTTCCTCCAAGTACTGTGCATTCTTAATGTTTTACTATATTTTTAGGGCAAAGATGCTCTGGCCAAAATGTTTTGCTTGCAAATGTGTTGACCACATTTACTTTTCTGCCTAGGAcgtcccttttcttttttaatttacaAGGGAGAGGTCAAACCTCTTAAACAGAAACAAAACGTGGGGTTGCAGCACCTAAAATATCTGCACCAAGCAATTCCCTATGTTCCTGTGGCGGTTCTGTTATGATCTGCATCCCAGATTCTTCGTTGACACTGCTTTTAGCCAGCCAGTCTGCATATTTATTTCCTTCTCTCCAAACATGTTGTAGCCGGCATTCCCAATCCCTGCTTATATAATTCCTGATCTGACATATCAGAATGTATAGTGGTGAGTCCTGTCCTGCTCCTTGTATTAGTTCCAAAGCTGCCTTTGAATCCATTTCCAGAATCACTCTTCTTTCTCCAGAGTTTCAAGCCATTTCTATCCCTTTGAGTACTCCCCATAGCTCTGCTGTCATATTATCTGTTAGCCTAATATTCACTGTAAAACCAGCTTTCCATCTCCCCCAGCTGTCTGTATGTCCCTTTTCAAATTAATATGGCTTTGCCTTTTCTACTTGGAATAATGCTAAATTGAGAGGTGTACATCTTAGCACAGTTAATTGCTAATTGTTGATAATTTCATGTCTTCAATGGTAGTTTGTTCTGGATGTAGCATTATTTTATACTGTATAATCACAAATTTTTTGCTGGATGTAGGTTGGATTTTCTGTTAATGGAGTAATAATACTAACGTTTATGTGGGTTTTGAAGGCATTCCTTGAGGTaataccttttctcttttcacGAATGTTTGCCATTTTTGGTGTCAATGTTGAAGTAAATTTCATTGGGAACGTTTTGCAATGTCCTGCCACTTGCCTAATTCACTAGTTTGATTGGAATGCAATACTAAGGGGTGCTGGTTTTCTATGGAATACACCATGACAAACAGCACGAGTAATTTCAGAGATCTGGAACAAGAAAGTTGTTATTTGCTTTTAAATGGCAAAGGAACATTCTAGTTATGTTGGAACAAGAAGGTTCTCTGCACGAGATATATTCTAGAAGGAAGAAGTGATTACATTTATGCATTGCTGATTATGAGAAGACTCGTAGCTGTAGCTAAGATAATTTCCAGCATAAGCCAGTTTTCAGGCAACCTAATTGGTGCACAATTAGATTTACTAAGTAGAGATACTTGTCTTCATATTATTTGCCAACATGATCTTTTGATTGTGGTTTGAGGACTCTGCTGCGATGGGAACAAATTTAAAACTGGACCCGCGAGTCCTcaaaaagtgctatagtattattccaaataatatttttccAGATAATCTCATATCCAGATGCACTCATTAATGCTTCTATGAGCTATCTCAGGATTCATTCTGAGATTCAATTCAAGCTGCTTCATGTTTTTTGGCAATGCATCTTATACGTCTTACATCTTATGTTCCAATAGAGTTGAAGCTTGGTGTCCTCAATCCCTATGTAACCACTTTTATTTATTAGCTATTTTTAGTTGCTTTTCGATAAtgagtaagaaaccccttttactTTCCATGTGATCAattttctcctcctcctcctcctctatctttctctctctctctctcctcatttTTGATAAACATGGCTTAGTTGATCATTTCTACCTGTAATATATTAAGAATGTGTCCTAAAGTTATTTTTCCGGGGCGTTTGCAGGTAGTCTGTACTCTAGGGAGTGTGGTATTTATAAGCATTTTGCTTATTCGAGGAACATGGACAGGGATCGCTTATTTACAGGAAAGCCGCAATTATAGACCAGATGAACTTGATGATGAGCATAGGACATGGACAGGCAGTCAACCTGCAACTTGAATTGCCCTCTAATTGATGGAATAATCCAAAATACAGAGGGAATTTTTACTACAGCGAAATACTCAATATTGCTTTTCCGGCGGAGCTTGCTTGAAAATCAGGGCGGAGGGAGGCGTGACGCTCCTAGTATTTGCAAAACTTCAGTAGTACCATTACCATTTCAACGTATTTTTTCCAAGTCCCTGGGCACTTTTCCGGTCCCATAATATGCACAGCCTTTGTGTATAATAAACAGAAACATTCCGACGGAAAAATATGGACATTATTCGCAATTATAGGAGATCTCTTttgagttttcttctttttttaatgaCATTTTGTCCTTTGTTGTGATagtgaagaagaaaaactaaaattcacaaaaaaaaagcaGCGGCAAAGTTAGCACCAAGCTTTCTCCTCTGACTGACTTTAtagatatattgtatggatatAAGTATACAAGATTTACTCTAAGTATTATAGAATATAGATATGTTTAAATATAGGTCATTATCAAAACATAAAGAAATAACCAATTACTTGAAGGGTTCTTCAAATAGGTATCTAATGggcactttaaaaaaaaaaaaaattcaatggaCGCTTGTTAATGTATTTAAATTACATTCAACCTATCATACAATTCAACTCTATCTTAATGAGTATTCTCTGAGCACTTATCAAGAAGACTTAGACCTTTCAACTGATTTAATTACTACAAAATTTTCGACAGTCATTCATTtgggaatttaaaaaaaaagctagGAATTGATAGGATTAATAAGACAATTTCGGGTTTGTTCAGATAGCAGCAAAAACTTTTTCATTATTTCAAtacaaatttgtatttttcaatCCTAATGGACTTTTCTTTTTGGGTGGAAATTGGCTAGCTATTGCTCAAAAAATGGACTCATATTACTCTACAGTAATCTTAAAGACACTGACAACAAGGCGGCAAGACAATTTTTTGTATTAAGAAGCAAACAAACCATGGATAGTAGTGCTTCACAACAGAAACCGAGTCCTGCAGGCCCAACCCAAACCCAGAGGCCCACATTCGCCTGCGAAGACGGGCCACGTTTTGTAACTGCAGGCCCTTAACCCTGGTTAACTCAGATAACCATCATCGGTTCCCTCAACCACTAGAAATACAGCAGGGGAACTCTTTCATCTTCTCCCCATTCCCCCACCAGAAAATCGTCTTCTCCGCATTCCCTCCCCAGAAATTCTTTGAAGATACAAAAGGCGTCTTAATAAACGCCGTTTGTAGCTTTATTCCGTTGCACTTTCTCGTCTTATTCTTCTTGGATCTTAATATTTTTCTACCTTTTCTGATCGTTGTTGTTTGAGAATTCCAAAATGAGAGAGTGCATTTCGGTTCACATCGGACAGGCTGGCATTCAGGTCGGCAATGCTTGCTGGGAACTCTACTGCCTCGAACACGGCATTCAGGTTGTTACGTCTTCCAATTTTTCCGATCTGTACCTGTATCTGTTTGAgtgattttttttgttcatttgttcTGTGGAAGTTATTGAGAATTTTGTTTGTCATTGGCGTTTGCGGTACTTATGTTAATGTACGTTTGTTTTTAAGAAATCACGCGTTATTTGTTTAGATATTCAGGATTCACgtaaatttctggattttgtgaGCATGATAGTTTTGCAGTTGATGGCAGGATGATTATTTCATTTGGTCTGAGGTAGACCGGGGTTTTTTTTTGAGTCGTGATTCGTTAATTATGTGTATTCTTACGTATTGATTCTGTTAATTGTTTTGTGTTAgatctgtaaaatttcaaagcggaaaattttgtacttgtatcataTGCTAATATGGTAATTGGAAATGTAGATTATGGAATGTTTTTTGTCTCTTTACAGCCTGATGGGCAGATGCCCAGTGACAAGACAGTAGGTGGAGGAAATGATGCCTTCAACACCTTCTTCAGTGAGACTGGTGCAGGAAAGCATGTCCCCCGTGCCGTGTTTGTTGATCTTGAACCCACTGTCATTGATGAAGTGAGGACTGGAACTTACCGCCAGCTTTTCCACCCTGATCAGTTGATCAGCGGCAAGGAAGATGCTGCCAACAATTTCGCCCGTGGCCATTACACAAGTAATGAACATGATTATCTTAGTCAATAATGCGCCAAATACATAATTATGTTCGTGTCGCATATTAAATGTTGAAATGTTTGTGTTGTCTCAGTCGGGAGAGAGATTGTTGATCTCTGCTTGGACCGCATCAGAAAGCTTGCCGACAACTGCACAGGCCTCCAAGGTTTCCTTGTTTTCAATGCTGTCGGTGGAGGTACTGGATCTGGGCTGGGCTCCCTGCTCTTGGAACGTTTATCTGTTGACTATGGCAAGAAGTCGAAACTTGGGTTCACTGTGTACCCCTCTCCACAGGTCTCAACATCTGTTGTTGAGCCTTATAATAGTGTCCTCTCCACCCATTCCCTCCTTGAGCATACTGATGTAGCTGTGCTGCTTGACAATGAGGCCATTTATGATATCTGTAGGCGCTCCCTTGATATTGAGAGACCTGCCTACACTAACCTCAACCGCCTTGTTTCTCAGGTACTATAGCTGATTTTTTAATCTAATTTTAACTGTcgtttttaatctttttttttttttttaaatgattggtTTTTGATCTTTATGGATTTTCTTACTTGATACAGGTCATTTCTTCCTTGACTGCATCTCTTAGGTTTGATGGTTCCTTGAATGTGGATGTGAATGAGTTTCAAACTAACTTGGTCCCATATCCAAGAATCCACTTTATGCTCTCGTCTTATGCACCTGTTATCTCAGCTGAGAAAGCATATCATGAGCAGCTCTCTGTGGCCGAAATCACCAACAGCGCCTTTGAACCTTCATCTATGATGGCTAAGTGTGATCCTCGCCATGGC
This portion of the Coffea arabica cultivar ET-39 chromosome 2e, Coffea Arabica ET-39 HiFi, whole genome shotgun sequence genome encodes:
- the LOC113731546 gene encoding F-box protein SKIP22-like, whose translation is MMKLRIRSFGTKETLRIEVPIPCSLQQLKDIISQTLRPSTSSSPSAPSDSIHLSLNRKEEIQSSSPNEDTLQSLGITSGDLIFYTLDPSRFSSSESLIPNSQEPISSPLVQNSEFPLRIDLTLDSGKPLQKPSSMEPLDPPKITNSDPSSQLKQAHQPESANLNEQNEGSTDYMEFDGIDDQEEGDDASALEAVGNGKSFSVPGFLRKVFTEELGGGDDDGSRNHKLLVIAIHAVLLESGFVGFDMNLKTESKGFPFRNDWPSSGFRLSLFYTLPEIVSDVSPGLDCHNCVVGLKFQNVGKFMMVYGSLNAGSAMHSVRLNEDELVSFLNVVWANCGLGDDIMISGDVVLGASPENEVFKFWRNVKDNLALPLLIDLCESVGLVLPPCFMRLPTDLKLKILESLPGADIAKVSCVSAELRYLASSDDLWKQKCVEQFGHACKTEDKGPWKEKFARFWESRKRRKLGSRSLFRRPLHPRRILDPIPRFPHWPGIIGGDYDLYPQIPGGARLRDLGHCSRSHVPRCQFGRNRI
- the LOC113731547 gene encoding uncharacterized protein isoform X1, with translation MASNVVCSPATLSAFPRPLPLNNDTGGHLRLWLCPTGTPPLHNHFSRRPSDFSKEWERLDTEPRHRSRSRSGVVNAGYAVDDDDEDEDDDEDEDRSLDLLIRFVQNIFKKVSRRARKAVRSVLPVPISSQLVGFSVNGVIILTFMWVLKAFLEVVCTLGSVVFISILLIRGTWTGIAYLQESRNYRPDELDDEHRTWTGSQPAT
- the LOC113731547 gene encoding uncharacterized protein isoform X2 is translated as MSFALLRRFQLSRVRFLLTTTPAATSACGSVQLELLPSIIISLDAPPISEWERLDTEPRHRSRSRSGVVNAGYAVDDDDEDEDDDEDEDRSLDLLIRFVQNIFKKVSRRARKAVRSVLPVPISSQLVGFSVNGVIILTFMWVLKAFLEVVCTLGSVVFISILLIRGTWTGIAYLQESRNYRPDELDDEHRTWTGSQPAT
- the LOC140036792 gene encoding tubulin alpha chain-like, which encodes MRECISVHIGQAGIQVGNACWELYCLEHGIQPDGQMPSDKTVGGGNDAFNTFFSETGAGKHVPRAVFVDLEPTVIDEVRTGTYRQLFHPDQLISGKEDAANNFARGHYTIGREIVDLCLDRIRKLADNCTGLQGFLVFNAVGGGTGSGLGSLLLERLSVDYGKKSKLGFTVYPSPQVSTSVVEPYNSVLSTHSLLEHTDVAVLLDNEAIYDICRRSLDIERPAYTNLNRLVSQVISSLTASLRFDGSLNVDVNEFQTNLVPYPRIHFMLSSYAPVISAEKAYHEQLSVAEITNSAFEPSSMMAKCDPRHGKYMACCLMYRGDVVPKDVNAAVATIKTKRTIQFVDWCPTGFKCGINYQPPTVVPGGDLSGVQRAVCMISNSTSVAEVFSRIDHKFDLMYAKRAFVHWYVGEGMEEGEFSEAREDLAALEKDYEEVGAEGTEEDGDDGEGY